TAGACATTTTTATCTTTTTTAGGATTATGCGTGAAAGTATAAAAATGTATCTTTTAAATCTTTTTTGTTGTGCACTAACAGTTTTTCTGGACTTATTTTAGAAACGAAAGTTTTATATATGTTCTTGATAATCATTTTTTTGTTGCTTTACTAATATTTCAAGCAATAATTATGATTTATAGGAGGGAAGGTTAAATGACGAATTTTTTTTCGATGAGGAGATTTAAAAAGAAGAATTATGATGATGACGACATGTTAGATTCTGAGGATGAATATGTTGAGCTTGATACTAGTGTTGGTTCAAGGAGTGGTTCTTCTAAGGTTATTGTGAGGCCGTTCGTACTTGATGATTTTGCTGACATTAAGTCTATTCTTGAGTGTTTACGTGAAGGAAATACTATTTGTTTAGTTAATATTAGTCCTTTGCGTGAGAAGGATATGATTGAGCTTAAACGCGCCGTTAACAAGTTAAAGAAAACAGTTGAAGCTATTGATGGTGAAATTGCTGGTTTCGGCGAGGATTACGTAGTCGTCGTACCTAGTTTCGCTGAGATTCATAAATCAGCCAGCCCCGCTCAGTTTGAAGATTAATTATTATTTTTTTCTTTTTTTTATATGTTTTCTTACAACAAATTTTTTAAATAGATAAAGAAACTGTTTTTTTATGAATGACGATTTTAATATTGATGTTTTAGAAGGAGAGCAGTGTCCTTTTTGTAAGAAGAATACTTTGACTCTTAGAGAAGCTGAACGAGAGATTCCTTTTTTTGGTCGAGTAGTTGTTTTTTCTATGGATTGTGAGAATGAAGAATGTGGTTATCATAAAGCTGACGTTGAAGCATTAGATAATAAGCCCGCTGTTAAGTGTTCTTTAGTCGTTTCTTCTAAGGATGATTTGAAAGTGCGTGTTATTAAGTCTTCTTTTGCCACTATTGTTATTCCTAGGATTGGCAGTATTGAGCCTGGTGAAGCCAGTAATGGATACGTTACTAACGTGGAAGGAATTATTAATAGGATTAAACGTCAAGTCGAATTTTTAAGGGATAATGCCGAGGATGATTCTGAGCGGAAGAAAGCTAAAAACATGGTTAAAAAGCTTACAAAGGTTCTTATGGGTCAAGAAGAAATCACTATTAATCTAAATGATCCTAGCGGTAATTCTGCTATTATTAGTGATAAAACTGTTAAGAAATAATATTTATATTATTTTTTTTAAGGACACGTAGTCTTTTTTTGCTGTTATTTCTATTTGGTCTTCTGATTTTATTTTTGATATTACTGAAGTCATTTCAGGCAATAATATTCTTGATCCTCTAAAATCCAGATTAGTTATTATTGTACTTTCGTTGTTTATGTCAGCCATTGCTTCTTTTTTAATTTTATTATTATAATTGTCTTTTCTATGCTTAGTTTGTTCATATAAATATTTGGCTATTTTGTCAGCTATATCCACTTTTGTTGCTTTTGTTATTCCTTGCAATCCTGGACTAATATTTGCTTCTATTACTAGGGGTCCTTTGTATCCTTGTAATATATCTACCCCGCATATTTCTGCACCTATTGCTTTTGCTGCTTTTATCGCGATTTGTTTTGTGTGTTCATCTATTTCTATCACTTCTCCTGTTCCACCTGTATGTATATTTGATCTTACTTCGTCTTTTGCTCCTTTTCTTATCATACTAGCTACGACTTTTTCTCCCACTACGAATGCCCTTAAATCAGTCGAGCCTGTATCTATGTATTCTTGTATTATGAATGATTGTTTTAATGCGGATAACGCATCTAGAATAGATGATGCTGAGCTGTATGAATCCGCAAACATCACTCCTTTTCCTTGTGTTCCTTGTGGGAACTTCATGATTATAGGATAATTAAGACTTGATAATAATTGTCTTGCTGAATCTATGGTTGAACTTATGTATGTTTTTGGCATAGGTATGCTGTGTTGTTGCATCATTAATTGAGTTAATAATTTGTCGTGTGCTATTGTGAACGCGCTAGGTATTATTGGCATATAACATTCTTTGTGTAATATAGACGTTAATGATCTTAATATTTGGCTATATCTAAATGAGCCTTTTGCGTATATGCAATCATATTTTTTTAGAGGTTCTCCTTTATGTAAGATTTGTGCTGTGCTTCCTGATATGCTTAGTTCTAGGTTTTTTACGTTTATTTCATCTACTTCTTCAAAGTATTTCTTCATTGCCTCATATGTCCATTTTGAACTTTCGCTTCCTTGGCTTATTATTGCTGCTTTCATTTTGTCACATCTATTAAGAATCCTTGTTTTAATATGTTTCTTCCTATTAGGACTTTGTATTTCATTCTGCTTCTATCCGCGACTGTGAATATAGTCGTCATTTTTTTCTTTTTTAACACTATTTCTGCTTCTACTACAGGCCTTAATGTTTCTCCATGCGCATTTCTTACTGTTTTTACACTCAGTACTGGTCCGAGTTTTAAATCAGCCACTATTCTGGCGTCTATTGAGCTACTGGCGGCTCCCGTGTCTACTCTACCTTCGTATTTTCCTTTTTTTTCTTTAGCATTAATAGTTATGTTTTCAACAGGACCTATTATGATTTTTTGCTCTTCCTTGGTTCTTTTTGTCATGTTTTTAGTTATTTTTGTTTCATTTAAAAATTATTTGGTTTAATTATTTTTTTATTTGTTTTCTTTGTTAGACCCGTAATGTTTATAAATTGATTGTGTTTTCGTGGTTTTTATGGTTGAAAAGAAATGTTTATCATTGAATATTAGTGTAACGAATGATAGGGGCTCTGTTTCTTTTATGTGTCCTAATTGTGGTGATTATGAAATAGTTAGGTCTTCAAAAGCTAGAAAAATAGCTTCTAAGTATACTTGTCCTAAGTGTGGCTTTGTAGGTCCTAATTAAGTAAATAAAAGGAATAAGAGGTATGTATAATGGCTAATGCAATTGTTACTGTAAAAATTATGCCTGAGTCTCCAGAAGTTGATTTAGCTTCTTTGACTGAGGAAGTTAAAAAGAAGATCGCTGATTTCGCTGGTGAAGGTGATACTCGTGAAGAGATTGAACCTGTAGCTTTTGGTCTTAAGGCTTTAAAAATTACTTTCGTTATGGATGAATCCATGGGTAGTCCTGAACCTGTTGAGAAAGAAATTGAAGCTCTTAAAGGTGTTAATTCCGTTGAAGTTATTGATGTTAGACGAGCTATCGGATAATTTTTTTAAATTTTTTTATTAATTCTTTTTTTGACGCATTTGTTTTTATTGCGTTTTCGTTGAAATGAGTTCTTGTTGCTTCGTATCCTGTTTTTTGTAGTTCTTGTATTAGTTGTTCTTTTCGCGGTATTGTTTTGGTTTTTTGTTGACTCGCAATTTCATGTAAATCATAGAAGAAAGGTTCTTGTATTGTTGATTCTTCTTCTAGTATTTTTAATAGTTTAAGGGTTTTTTTGTTTATCTCTAAGTTTTGATTAAGCATTTTTTTTATGAATTCATGATTATTTATTATGCCTGTCCATATAGGTCCTTTTTCTTTGTATAATTCATGTTTTTTTAGTATTTCATCTGTTTTTGTTTTGTTGTTTTGTGATTCGAAGAATATTTTTATGTAGTGATCAGTTGCATATGAAACTAATGGAGTGAGTGCTTTTTCGTGTTGTGCACCTATTAGTTGTACTTTGCGTATTAGTATTCTAGTTGCGAATTCATGCATTAACTCGTTTCTTAAGGGTTCTGCCCAGTATTTTCTTTTGCACGCGCTCGAGTAGCTTCCGCATAGTGCAGAAGTATCTGTGGCTGTTACTCCTAGGATCGCGTTTCTGTTTAAGGCTCTTATTGCTGAATCTAGAAAAGGATTGGGTGTTCCGAAAGGGTCTATGTCTACGTAATCAAAGTGTCCTTCTGTGTTTAGAACTTTATTTGCGTCTTCATTTCTTATTATTATTTTTTCTTTACTTAATTTGTTTAATTCTAAGTTTTGTTCTAGTTTCTCTTTGAATCCTTTTTTTATGTCATTTATCACTATTTTTTTTGTTTTTTCTGGTTTTAGTTCTTTTAGTATTCTTAGTGATCTTATTCCAGTTCCTGCTAGGGGATCTATTATTGTTAGTTCTTTTTTTTCTAACGCGTTTAGAACTAATAAAGTGAAGTCTCTGTTAGTAGTCATGACTGGGTTGTAGAACGAGGGCATTTTTTTATTTACTACTTGTTGTGTTTCCACACATATCTTGGTTTTTCCCTCGGTTACTTTTTTCATAGTGCTACCTGAGTTAAAAAAAAGAAAAATAAAAATAAAAAAAGTTAGTGTTTGTTTGCTTTTCTGCTTGGTCTTGTTTTCTCTGAGCCTATTCCTTTTTTTCTTAAGCCTCGAGATTTTCTTCCTGCACTAGTTAGTCCTCTTAAGACTTTGTTTTTTGTGTCTAGTGCCCAAGCTGTTTCTTTATTTAAGAATACTGATGGATTATCTCTTTCTATTAGTATTACTTCGTACCATATATTTTTTCCGTCTTTTCCTA
The nucleotide sequence above comes from Candidatus Woesearchaeota archaeon. Encoded proteins:
- a CDS encoding cell division protein SepF — its product is MTNFFSMRRFKKKNYDDDDMLDSEDEYVELDTSVGSRSGSSKVIVRPFVLDDFADIKSILECLREGNTICLVNISPLREKDMIELKRAVNKLKKTVEAIDGEIAGFGEDYVVVVPSFAEIHKSASPAQFED
- a CDS encoding ZPR1 zinc finger domain-containing protein; this translates as MNDDFNIDVLEGEQCPFCKKNTLTLREAEREIPFFGRVVVFSMDCENEECGYHKADVEALDNKPAVKCSLVVSSKDDLKVRVIKSSFATIVIPRIGSIEPGEASNGYVTNVEGIINRIKRQVEFLRDNAEDDSERKKAKNMVKKLTKVLMGQEEITINLNDPSGNSAIISDKTVKK
- a CDS encoding RimK family alpha-L-glutamate ligase — protein: MKAAIISQGSESSKWTYEAMKKYFEEVDEINVKNLELSISGSTAQILHKGEPLKKYDCIYAKGSFRYSQILRSLTSILHKECYMPIIPSAFTIAHDKLLTQLMMQQHSIPMPKTYISSTIDSARQLLSSLNYPIIMKFPQGTQGKGVMFADSYSSASSILDALSALKQSFIIQEYIDTGSTDLRAFVVGEKVVASMIRKGAKDEVRSNIHTGGTGEVIEIDEHTKQIAIKAAKAIGAEICGVDILQGYKGPLVIEANISPGLQGITKATKVDIADKIAKYLYEQTKHRKDNYNNKIKKEAMADINNESTIITNLDFRGSRILLPEMTSVISKIKSEDQIEITAKKDYVSLKKII
- a CDS encoding RimK/LysX family protein, with the translated sequence MTKRTKEEQKIIIGPVENITINAKEKKGKYEGRVDTGAASSSIDARIVADLKLGPVLSVKTVRNAHGETLRPVVEAEIVLKKKKMTTIFTVADRSRMKYKVLIGRNILKQGFLIDVTK
- a CDS encoding DUF1610 domain-containing protein yields the protein MVEKKCLSLNISVTNDRGSVSFMCPNCGDYEIVRSSKARKIASKYTCPKCGFVGPN
- a CDS encoding elongation factor 1-beta, whose amino-acid sequence is MANAIVTVKIMPESPEVDLASLTEEVKKKIADFAGEGDTREEIEPVAFGLKALKITFVMDESMGSPEPVEKEIEALKGVNSVEVIDVRRAIG
- a CDS encoding tRNA (guanine(26)-N(2))-dimethyltransferase translates to MKKVTEGKTKICVETQQVVNKKMPSFYNPVMTTNRDFTLLVLNALEKKELTIIDPLAGTGIRSLRILKELKPEKTKKIVINDIKKGFKEKLEQNLELNKLSKEKIIIRNEDANKVLNTEGHFDYVDIDPFGTPNPFLDSAIRALNRNAILGVTATDTSALCGSYSSACKRKYWAEPLRNELMHEFATRILIRKVQLIGAQHEKALTPLVSYATDHYIKIFFESQNNKTKTDEILKKHELYKEKGPIWTGIINNHEFIKKMLNQNLEINKKTLKLLKILEEESTIQEPFFYDLHEIASQQKTKTIPRKEQLIQELQKTGYEATRTHFNENAIKTNASKKELIKKFKKIIR